One genomic region from Halomicrobium zhouii encodes:
- a CDS encoding DUF7521 family protein — protein MIETLYAISTLVFVVAGLTMVGMAMRAYVQTSRRAMLHLSLGFSLAVAGAAATMISAFITDFDGARSLLFVNSGLTTFGYLFVMYSLVTYD, from the coding sequence ATGATAGAAACGCTCTACGCGATATCCACGCTCGTCTTCGTCGTGGCGGGCCTCACGATGGTGGGGATGGCGATGCGGGCCTACGTCCAGACGTCTCGCCGCGCTATGTTGCACCTCTCGCTGGGCTTCTCGCTGGCCGTCGCCGGGGCGGCCGCGACCATGATCAGCGCGTTCATCACCGACTTCGACGGGGCCCGATCCCTGCTGTTCGTCAACAGCGGGCTCACGACCTTCGGGTACCTCTTCGTGATGTACAGCCTCGTCACGTACGACTGA
- a CDS encoding archaellin/type IV pilin N-terminal domain-containing protein, whose translation MFEKIANNEDRGQVGIGTLIVFIAMVLVAAIAAGVLINTAGFLQSSAEETGQQSSSQVTDRLQVVSTVGSVADNSGDPVISEVEITVKRAPGADNVDLETTIAQWVDSSSTADLTWDETTSGNYDAATNFTSSTFQDDDSSISESNVLNDPADRAVLTFSAADISSPGIDEGETVTIKLNTQSGGTTTATISAPETLSGKSTVAL comes from the coding sequence ATGTTCGAGAAAATCGCAAACAACGAAGACCGAGGTCAGGTCGGTATCGGCACCCTCATCGTGTTCATCGCGATGGTGCTGGTCGCCGCGATCGCCGCGGGCGTCCTCATCAATACCGCCGGCTTCCTCCAGAGTAGCGCAGAAGAAACAGGCCAGCAGTCCAGTTCGCAGGTCACTGACCGGCTGCAGGTCGTGAGTACTGTTGGGTCAGTTGCTGACAATAGCGGCGACCCCGTCATCTCCGAAGTCGAGATCACTGTCAAACGTGCTCCCGGTGCCGATAACGTTGACCTCGAAACTACCATCGCTCAGTGGGTCGACAGCTCTTCTACGGCCGACCTGACCTGGGACGAAACCACTTCTGGTAATTACGACGCAGCTACGAACTTCACGAGTAGTACGTTCCAGGACGACGACAGCTCTATCAGCGAGAGTAACGTCCTAAACGACCCTGCTGACCGTGCGGTGCTCACCTTCAGCGCGGCAGACATCTCGAGCCCCGGTATCGACGAGGGTGAGACGGTCACCATCAAGCTGAACACCCAGTCCGGTGGTACGACCACCGCGACCATCAGCGCACCCGAGACGCTCTCCGGCAAGTCCACGGTCGCGCTGTAA